The sequence TCAAGGTAGATATTTCGCCACAAATAGCCTGATCTGGTATCTCTTCCGGTGAGACCTCGTCGACCGATGGGAAATTGGTGGGATCGATGTCATCGTCTGTCCCAAACAGACCATAGAAACGACTCCGGCAACGGTGTGAAGTTGACCATTTCTGATCGCAATTATAACAAAGTCCTCGCTCACGTTTCTCGCGAAGCTCTTATTGCGAGAGACGACGAACCGGAAGGGTAGGAGTCGGTAGCAAAGGTGCTGTTTGAATCTTTGGAGGTAAGATCTGGGAAGATGATGATGGCGATGCAGCAACCGTTGAGGAGACCAGAGCGGATGATGGATTGATAGGTGGAATAGAAGAGATGGGAGTGGCCTTTACTGGTGCACGACCAAACCAACGTTGTTCAGCGCGGGACTCCTCGAGTTGAGCCTCATATGCGCGAGCCATGGCAAAAGCTTCTATAAGAGAGGAAGGTTTGGAGAAAGAGAGCTCGCGCCGAATATCTGCCTTGAGACCAGTGACAAAGAAACTTACTAGCAAGGGTTTTGAGATGCCCGTAACTTTGTTCATGAGATCCTCAAACTCCGATTGAAAGTCGGCAACGGTGGATTTCTGGGTGAGCTTAGACAAGCTGCCTTGTGGGTCTTCATAAAGAGATCCTCCAAAATGGTGGCGCACACTGTGGAGAAACACCGGCCACGTCGAAATCAGCTGGTTGGACTTCATCCATTAGAACCAAGCGGCGGCGCGATCTTCCATATGGAAGGCGATGATGCGCAGTCGCTGCGCTTCTGGTGTCTGGTGGAAAGCAAAAAACTCCTCGATGAGAAAAATCCATCCCGTGGGATCTGAACCATCAAAAGTCGGAACCTCCATTTTCATGGATCGAAACAGAGGTTGGCCATGAGGGTCGGGCGATGGTGGCGGCGGTAGGTGTTGACCAACCGAAGATGAGGAAGATGACGACTTGGTGTTGAGGGCGAGAAATCGTGAGTCCACAGCGGACATAAAAGTGGTGAGTGTGGAGTTGGTGGCGGCGATCTGACCTTCAAGGGCTTTGAGAGCAGCCAAAATATCAGAATCAGCCATGAGAGAGAGTAGCAATGAAAGCACCAATGATAAGAAGAGAATAAACGAAGACTACTTTGAGTGAGTCTAACTCCAGATAGAGAAGAGAGATAGGGAAGAGAACATATATTTCATTAATGCCTGCTCCAATGTACATCTTGTTCCCTATTTAATTCTACTGCCAAACGGCTTGATTCTGCAACAAACTACTGAAAATCCTAATAGAAAAGGTGGGGACCAAGGGGCCCTAGATGCCACACATTCCTCAGCTACTTCATAACGAAGTCTTGATAACGGGTTGGTATTTTCATCTCACGAGTGGGCCGGcctgttgccaatgggccgtcCACAGTCTGGGCTTGAGCTTCCTCAGCAACGGTTGTATCATCGGAGGTATCTTATTGTAATGGACGACATGTGGAGTAAGAAAGCTTGGGATGATGTAAGGATGTTGTTTCCTGACTCAGGTAATAGCAGTTGGATCATAGTAACCACAAGGCTGCATGATGTGGCTGCTTATGTCGACTCTTCTAGTTCCATTCATACTATGAGTGTGTTGGATGCACATCATAGTTGGAATTTGCTAGAGCAGAAGGTGTTTGCCGGTACATACTTTCCTATTGAACTAAAAGATATAGGGAAGAAAATTGTTCAAAATTGTGGAGGACTCCCCCTTTCAATCGTGGTGGTGGCAGAACTTCTATCTAAGGTTTATACTCGATCCTCATGGGAGCAAATTGCTGCAAATGACGAGCAGCTTGAATCAATAATTGGTTCGAGTTATACTCATTTACCCAATCACTTGATGCCATGTCTTTTATATATGGCCGGCTTTCCAGAAGATTAGGAGATTCGTGTTACAGAGCTTGTTAATCTTTGGATGTCCGAAGGTTTTGTAACACTTTCAAATGGATCTAAAAGCTTAGAAGAGGAGGCAGAAGATTGTTTTGAGGATCTTGTCGAGAGAAGTCTAGTTTTGGTCGCCAACAGAAAGTTTGATGGGAAAATAAAGAGTTGCAGCCTTCACGATATTGTGCGGGAATTTTGCGTAAGGCAAGCTGCAAAAGAGAAGGTAATTCTTCCTGTTATTGATTATTTACCTACTCCTATCCTACGAAGGCATTTTGTTCCACGTCTCATAAAAGATCATCACAGCATAAGTACTACTTCCTATGATCTACTACATCTCAAAGATTATGTGCATAACTCATACATACGCACCATCATATGCATCCCCAAGAAATGGAGTAGGTCTGTGGGCAATGTAGAAAAGTTTAGTTCATTGAGGGTCCTTCACGTTTTACGTAGAAGCGATTATTGGGACTGGGAGCCAGGTCAAGTGTTCGATCTGGTTCATTTAACTTACCTTGCTTCCAACATTCCCAATAATATAGTTCCTTCAGCCATATCAAAGCTTCATAAtctt comes from Salvia miltiorrhiza cultivar Shanhuang (shh) chromosome 3, IMPLAD_Smil_shh, whole genome shotgun sequence and encodes:
- the LOC131015765 gene encoding putative late blight resistance protein homolog R1A-3 — translated: MGRPQSGLELPQQRLYHRRYLIVMDDMWSKKAWDDVRMLFPDSGNSSWIIVTTRLHDVAAYVDSSSSIHTMSVLDAHHSWNLLEQKVFAGTYFPIELKDIGKKIVQNCGGLPLSIVVVAELLSKVYTRSSWEQIAANDEQLESIIGFVTLSNGSKSLEEEAEDCFEDLVERSLVLVANRKFDGKIKSCSLHDIVREFCVRQAAKEKALSLARDLVYSKRMVEMIPNIKKLGICYSKEKFDANAGYCLDNLNLFCQLEKLKLEMSGGFLSRQLVETGGIKFPLQLRRLTLIGGKLPWNEMTIIGSLPNLQVLKLRNYACKGTYWMTIEGNFRELRFLLIDRSGLVDWITEASHFPSFEFVG